Proteins from a genomic interval of Verrucomicrobium sp.:
- a CDS encoding DNA recombination protein RmuC, producing MLWLTALAALLLGAAIGYLYAGRRVAVLQTRLEAAAEKEAALQDAQQRLSDSFKALSGEALAANNRSFLELAKENLEKFQEAARGDLEKRQISIQELVRPVRESLEKFEVKIGEIEKTRAGAYEGLRQHLENMGQSQERLRTETANLATALRSPSARGQWGELQLRRVVEMAGMLRHCDFLEQSVGGGENGRQRPDLIVKLPSQRTVVVDAKAPLSAYLEAIEAPNEEIRRQKLKEHARQIREHVTALSRKKYWEQFSPSPELVILFLPGEHFFGAALEHDPALIEDGVKARVLIATPTTLIALLQAVAYGWREEHLAENAQEVRDLGAELYGRFLTLVEHWNSLGKSLGQSMAAYNKATASLESRVLVSARKLKELGASDHGEELPAAQIVTDAPPRALPLELFSLSDRPEGKKG from the coding sequence ATGCTTTGGCTCACCGCACTTGCCGCCCTCCTCCTGGGAGCGGCCATCGGCTACCTTTACGCCGGACGGCGCGTGGCCGTCCTGCAAACGCGCCTGGAAGCCGCCGCGGAAAAGGAAGCCGCCCTCCAGGACGCCCAGCAACGCCTGAGCGATTCCTTCAAGGCCCTCTCCGGCGAGGCCCTGGCCGCCAACAACCGCAGCTTCCTGGAGCTGGCCAAGGAAAATCTGGAGAAATTCCAGGAAGCGGCCCGGGGCGACTTGGAAAAGCGCCAGATCTCCATCCAGGAGCTGGTCCGCCCGGTGCGGGAGAGCCTGGAAAAATTCGAGGTGAAGATCGGCGAGATCGAGAAGACCCGCGCCGGGGCCTACGAGGGGCTGCGCCAGCACCTGGAAAACATGGGCCAGAGCCAGGAACGCCTCCGCACGGAGACGGCCAACCTGGCCACCGCCCTCCGCTCCCCCTCCGCCCGCGGGCAGTGGGGGGAACTGCAATTGCGCCGCGTCGTGGAGATGGCGGGGATGCTCCGCCACTGCGACTTTTTGGAACAGTCGGTCGGCGGCGGGGAAAACGGCCGCCAGCGGCCCGACCTGATCGTCAAGCTCCCCTCCCAGCGCACCGTCGTCGTCGACGCCAAGGCCCCCCTTTCCGCCTACCTGGAAGCGATCGAGGCGCCGAACGAGGAAATCCGCCGCCAGAAGCTCAAGGAGCACGCCCGCCAGATCCGGGAGCACGTCACCGCGCTGAGCCGGAAGAAGTATTGGGAGCAGTTCTCCCCCAGCCCGGAGCTGGTCATCCTCTTCCTGCCCGGGGAGCACTTCTTCGGCGCGGCGCTGGAGCACGATCCGGCCCTGATCGAGGACGGCGTGAAGGCCCGCGTCCTCATCGCCACGCCGACGACCCTCATCGCCCTCCTCCAGGCCGTCGCCTACGGCTGGCGGGAGGAACACCTGGCGGAAAACGCCCAGGAAGTCCGGGACCTGGGGGCGGAGCTCTACGGCCGCTTCCTGACCCTGGTGGAGCACTGGAACAGCCTGGGCAAGAGCCTGGGGCAGTCGATGGCCGCCTACAACAAGGCCACCGCCTCCCTGGAAAGCCGCGTCCTGGTTTCCGCCCGCAAGCTGAAGGAGCTGGGCGCCTCCGACCACGGGGAAGAGCTGCCCGCCGCCCAGATCGTCACCGACGCGCCGCCCCGCGCCCTGCCGCTGGAACTCTTCTCGCTTTCGGATCGACCGGAGGGGAAAAAGGGTTAA
- a CDS encoding DEAD/DEAH box helicase, whose translation MSFQDLGLSESIVHGVQCMGYVDPTPIQLRSFPLILGGKDFIGSAQTGTGKTAAFGLPILSKLGSHKEGRPRCLILEPTRELAAQVETAFRDFCRFNDLRTVALYGGVGYGPQKTDLQKGVDVIVATPGRLLDFMEQKVVDLSQIDFLVLDEVDRMLDMGFIPDVRRIVGQCRQEGRQSLLFTATLPPEIERLASFVLKDPETIEIGGRRSPAETVTHAFYPISVSQKYDLLQALLDRTNYDSVLVFARTKFGADKIAARLEEMKHSVTVLHSNRTQRERLDALEGFKSGKYEVMVATDLAARGIDVQGVSHVINFDVPLHPEDYVHRIGRTGRAQSTGDAFTLVTAEEQKAVESIERFIGQKVPRLKLDDFPYRYTALFSTSPAAKRPARKLGVRRRK comes from the coding sequence ATGTCGTTTCAAGATCTGGGGCTCTCCGAGAGCATCGTCCACGGGGTGCAGTGCATGGGATACGTCGATCCGACGCCTATCCAGCTCCGCTCCTTTCCGCTCATTCTGGGAGGAAAGGACTTCATCGGCTCCGCCCAGACCGGCACGGGTAAGACGGCCGCCTTCGGCCTCCCTATCCTGAGCAAGTTGGGCTCCCACAAGGAGGGCCGGCCCCGGTGCCTCATCCTGGAACCGACCCGCGAGCTGGCCGCCCAGGTGGAAACCGCCTTCCGCGACTTTTGCCGGTTCAACGACCTCCGCACCGTCGCCCTCTACGGCGGCGTCGGCTACGGCCCCCAGAAGACCGATTTGCAGAAGGGCGTCGACGTCATCGTCGCCACGCCGGGCCGCCTCCTCGACTTCATGGAGCAAAAAGTCGTCGACTTGAGCCAGATCGACTTCCTCGTCCTGGACGAGGTCGACCGCATGCTCGACATGGGCTTCATCCCCGACGTCCGCCGGATCGTCGGCCAGTGCCGCCAGGAAGGGCGCCAGTCCCTGCTCTTTACCGCCACGCTGCCGCCGGAGATCGAGCGCCTCGCCTCCTTCGTCCTCAAGGACCCGGAAACCATCGAGATCGGTGGCCGCCGCTCTCCGGCCGAGACGGTCACCCACGCCTTTTACCCCATTTCCGTCTCTCAGAAGTACGATCTCCTCCAGGCCCTCCTGGACCGGACCAACTATGACAGCGTCCTGGTCTTCGCCCGGACAAAGTTCGGCGCCGACAAGATCGCCGCGCGGCTGGAAGAGATGAAGCACTCCGTCACCGTCCTCCACTCCAACCGCACCCAGCGGGAGCGCCTCGACGCCCTGGAGGGCTTCAAGAGCGGCAAGTACGAGGTCATGGTCGCCACCGATCTGGCGGCCCGCGGCATCGACGTCCAGGGCGTCAGCCACGTCATCAACTTTGACGTCCCCCTCCACCCGGAGGACTACGTCCACCGCATCGGCCGCACCGGCCGCGCCCAGAGCACGGGCGACGCCTTCACCCTGGTCACCGCCGAGGAGCAGAAGGCCGTCGAGTCGATCGAGCGTTTCATCGGCCAAAAGGTTCCCCGCCTGAAGCTGGACGATTTCCCCTACCGCTACACCGCCCTCTTCAGCACCTCCCCCGCCGCCAAGCGGCCCGCGCGGAAGCTCGGCGTCCGCCGCCGGAAGTAG
- a CDS encoding SIMPL domain-containing protein (The SIMPL domain is named for its presence in mouse protein SIMPL (signalling molecule that associates with mouse pelle-like kinase). Bacterial member BP26, from Brucella, was shown to assemble into a channel-like structure, while YggE from E. coli has been associated with resistance to oxidative stress.), which produces MISRGFLVLVGFFLLVWLCASGIARSARSQSADTSTLETSGEGRVELAASRAEATVAIVLHEATLEDLNAHLGQASHSLQEFLSGQRAEKIRTETVSVNPHNDFVNGAAKPNGFDGRISVHFEVPVEKVGELVTGSLAHGATAVEGVRPFVSDADRTAARGQAIALAVRDAQAKARAALDAAGLKEGAIRHLSINADQPGPRPFLRAMALKAAPASAPVPIDVQGGTQEVTASAQLTVDIR; this is translated from the coding sequence ATGATTTCCCGCGGATTCCTCGTCCTCGTCGGCTTCTTCCTGCTGGTCTGGCTCTGCGCCTCGGGCATCGCCCGCTCCGCCCGGAGCCAATCGGCCGACACCTCCACCCTGGAGACGAGCGGCGAGGGCCGCGTCGAGCTGGCCGCCAGCCGTGCGGAAGCCACCGTCGCCATCGTTCTCCATGAGGCGACGCTGGAAGACCTCAACGCCCACCTGGGCCAGGCCTCCCACTCCCTGCAGGAATTCCTCTCCGGCCAGCGCGCGGAAAAGATCCGGACGGAAACCGTCTCCGTCAATCCGCACAACGACTTCGTCAACGGCGCGGCCAAGCCGAACGGCTTCGACGGCCGGATCTCCGTCCACTTCGAGGTCCCCGTCGAGAAAGTCGGGGAACTGGTCACCGGCTCCCTGGCCCACGGAGCGACCGCCGTGGAGGGAGTCCGCCCCTTCGTCTCCGACGCCGACCGGACCGCCGCCCGCGGCCAGGCCATCGCGCTGGCCGTCCGCGACGCCCAGGCCAAGGCCCGGGCCGCCCTGGACGCCGCCGGCCTCAAGGAGGGCGCCATCCGCCACCTGAGCATCAACGCCGACCAGCCCGGCCCCCGCCCCTTCCTCCGCGCCATGGCCCTAAAGGCCGCCCCCGCCTCCGCCCCTGTCCCCATCGACGTCCAGGGGGGCACCCAGGAAGTGACCGCCTCCGCCCAGCTGACGGTCGACATCCGGTAA
- a CDS encoding MMPL family transporter — protein sequence MIHRLLQSFLVGLARFIHRWPRLIAFTGVVLTAAAIWLTVTKLTVSANTDNLVSAKSPANRYYLDYVKEFNVTEDFVVVIRSNDVAKNRQAAQFIGSRLEAMQPDLRRVLYHIDFSKLQDHFLLFLDAKDLEGIRQEVGGYAAQLRQNNVRLDLNSMLDQADAMFNDKYLRKKSNWKEFKPFVDRFADMLDQLADQIENKADAPKAKGAKVKPGAAAAQGKLADISKEVEENEYPGFDEGRTLVITASPAEGKKEGRPYEVVIPKIRAVLAEARQAYPDVDIGLTGEPVLTDDEVAMSAKDSAEAGALAFALIAVLFFVSYRERTRPVIALLVLLMAVSWSLGLTVLTVGHLNIISQAFVAMVIGLGIDFGIQIMGRYEEELARGSALENALVAGVGYTGAAVVTGGTTTALAFFTMCFNDFTGLAEFGVVAGSGVVLCLVANLVLLPAVYVLMDRRKSPQVLRSRAAASSLPGQRIDAVLFGHPRLVLGAAAAATVAAAFFIPKVRFDYNLLNLQSPKLESVREALVLNAPGNSILFGVSVADNVEDARARIARFQALPTVAAVRCPIVDMTPRDLDSKRPIVREIAASLEGVRLNTDVSDTVDVARARVKIGELLNDCQQGVAQARKYRLIPQAREAVEVFGKLIPPLERAQKAMEGLSQAELGRRLNRYQVNVFGTMRRNLAFLAGQKAEGAITVEDIPLPLRERYLSPHGKILIEISPKENVWNREADAAFVRDLRTVDPRVTGAPVQNFEYIDLLRASYVQAAKWAAVAIVILICLHFGRPSLILLTLLPLAMGIAWTLGLMGAFHYPFNPANIVTLPLVIGIGVAYGVYTVDRYREDQRLSLFHGSTGKAIVLSALTAMIGFGSMMISAYPGLFSLGLLMFLGVGMCLVTSIGVMPQLLKLRQEDAPSAPVREAVPLKK from the coding sequence ATGATCCATCGCCTCCTGCAATCCTTCCTCGTCGGCCTGGCGCGCTTCATCCACCGCTGGCCGCGGCTGATCGCCTTCACGGGGGTGGTCCTCACCGCCGCCGCCATCTGGCTGACCGTGACCAAGCTGACCGTCAGCGCCAACACCGATAACCTGGTCAGCGCCAAGTCTCCGGCCAACCGCTACTACCTCGACTACGTAAAGGAGTTCAACGTCACGGAAGACTTCGTCGTCGTCATCCGCTCCAACGACGTGGCGAAGAACCGCCAGGCCGCCCAGTTCATCGGCAGCCGCCTGGAGGCGATGCAGCCGGATCTGCGGCGCGTCCTCTATCACATCGACTTCTCCAAGCTGCAGGACCACTTCCTCCTCTTCCTGGACGCCAAGGACCTGGAAGGGATCCGGCAGGAAGTCGGCGGCTACGCCGCGCAGCTCCGGCAGAACAACGTCCGCCTGGACCTCAACTCGATGCTCGACCAGGCCGACGCGATGTTCAACGACAAGTACCTCCGCAAGAAGAGCAATTGGAAGGAGTTCAAGCCCTTCGTCGACCGCTTCGCCGACATGCTCGACCAGCTGGCCGACCAGATCGAGAACAAGGCCGACGCGCCCAAGGCCAAGGGCGCCAAGGTGAAGCCCGGCGCGGCCGCCGCCCAGGGCAAGCTGGCCGACATCTCCAAGGAAGTGGAGGAGAACGAGTATCCCGGCTTCGACGAAGGCCGCACCCTGGTCATCACCGCCTCTCCCGCCGAAGGGAAGAAGGAAGGCCGCCCCTACGAAGTCGTCATTCCGAAGATCCGCGCAGTCCTGGCCGAGGCGCGCCAAGCCTATCCCGACGTCGACATCGGCCTGACCGGCGAGCCCGTTCTGACCGACGACGAGGTGGCCATGAGCGCCAAGGACAGCGCGGAGGCCGGGGCCCTGGCCTTCGCCCTCATCGCCGTTCTCTTCTTTGTCAGCTACCGGGAGCGGACCCGGCCCGTCATCGCCCTGCTGGTCCTGCTCATGGCGGTCAGCTGGTCGCTGGGCCTGACCGTCCTCACCGTCGGCCACCTGAACATCATCTCCCAGGCCTTCGTGGCCATGGTCATCGGCTTGGGGATCGACTTCGGCATCCAGATCATGGGCCGTTATGAGGAGGAGCTGGCGCGCGGCTCCGCCCTGGAAAACGCCCTCGTCGCGGGCGTCGGCTACACCGGCGCGGCGGTCGTCACCGGCGGCACCACCACGGCGCTGGCCTTCTTCACCATGTGCTTTAACGACTTCACCGGCCTGGCGGAGTTCGGCGTGGTGGCGGGCTCCGGCGTCGTCCTTTGCCTGGTCGCCAACCTTGTCCTCCTGCCCGCCGTCTACGTCCTCATGGACCGGCGGAAGTCCCCCCAGGTGCTCCGCTCCCGCGCGGCGGCTTCCTCCCTGCCGGGCCAGCGGATCGATGCCGTCCTCTTCGGCCATCCCCGCTTGGTCCTGGGCGCGGCGGCCGCGGCCACCGTGGCGGCGGCCTTCTTCATCCCCAAGGTCCGCTTCGACTACAATCTCCTGAACCTCCAGAGCCCGAAGCTGGAGTCCGTCCGGGAAGCCCTGGTCCTCAACGCGCCGGGCAACTCCATCCTCTTCGGCGTCTCCGTGGCGGACAACGTGGAGGACGCGCGCGCCCGCATCGCCCGCTTCCAGGCGCTGCCCACCGTCGCCGCCGTCCGCTGCCCCATCGTCGACATGACCCCGCGCGACCTGGATTCGAAGCGGCCCATCGTGCGGGAGATCGCCGCCTCCCTGGAAGGCGTCCGGCTGAATACCGACGTTTCCGACACCGTCGACGTCGCCCGCGCGCGGGTGAAGATCGGCGAGCTGCTGAACGACTGCCAGCAGGGCGTCGCCCAGGCGCGCAAATACCGGCTGATCCCGCAGGCGCGGGAGGCGGTGGAGGTCTTCGGCAAGCTGATCCCGCCCCTGGAACGGGCGCAGAAGGCCATGGAAGGGCTCTCCCAAGCCGAGCTGGGCCGCCGCCTGAACCGCTACCAGGTCAACGTCTTCGGCACCATGCGGCGCAACCTGGCCTTCCTGGCCGGGCAGAAGGCGGAAGGGGCCATCACCGTGGAGGACATCCCCCTGCCGCTGCGGGAACGCTACCTCTCCCCGCACGGGAAGATCCTCATCGAGATCTCCCCGAAGGAAAACGTCTGGAACCGGGAGGCCGACGCCGCCTTCGTCCGCGACCTCCGCACCGTCGACCCCCGCGTCACCGGCGCGCCCGTGCAGAACTTCGAGTACATCGACCTGCTGCGCGCCAGCTACGTGCAGGCGGCGAAGTGGGCTGCCGTCGCCATCGTCATCCTCATCTGCCTCCACTTCGGGCGGCCCTCGCTCATCCTCCTCACCCTCCTGCCGCTGGCCATGGGCATCGCCTGGACGTTGGGGCTCATGGGCGCGTTCCACTACCCCTTCAACCCGGCCAACATCGTCACCCTGCCTCTGGTGATCGGCATCGGCGTGGCCTACGGCGTCTACACCGTCGACCGCTACCGGGAAGACCAGCGCCTCTCCCTCTTCCACGGCAGCACGGGGAAGGCCATTGTCCTTTCCGCGCTGACGGCCATGATCGGCTTCGGCTCCATGATGATCAGCGCCTATCCGGGGCTCTTCAGCCTGGGCCTGCTCATGTTCCTGGGCGTCGGCATGTGCCTGGTCACCAGCATCGGCGTCATGCCCCAGCTCCTGAAGCTGCGGCAGGAAGACGCCCCCTCCGCTCCCGTCCGGGAAGCGGTTCCCCTGAAGAAATAG
- a CDS encoding MBL fold metallo-hydrolase → MTQPILYTGGALETNAYLLPGAEGSYLCFDAPEGLAEAVKRQGLKIEALLLTHGHFDHIWDAGRIEADHHCPVYLHPADRPLAENIDYLDRFAIVERFPLVKNLTDLAVPEQGSLAWACGGRDFQLFHIPGHSLGSVAFYDKAEARVLGGDVLFAGAVGRWDLPGGSQKTLLEGIARHLVPLPDETVVYPGHGPATTIGQEKRTNRYLQPPYIQS, encoded by the coding sequence ATGACCCAACCGATCCTCTACACCGGCGGCGCGCTGGAAACCAACGCATACCTCCTGCCCGGCGCGGAGGGCAGCTATCTCTGCTTCGACGCGCCGGAAGGGCTGGCGGAGGCTGTAAAAAGGCAGGGATTGAAGATCGAAGCCCTCCTCCTTACCCACGGCCACTTCGATCACATCTGGGACGCCGGACGGATCGAGGCCGACCACCACTGCCCCGTCTACCTCCACCCGGCCGACCGCCCCCTGGCGGAGAACATCGACTACCTGGACCGCTTCGCCATCGTGGAGCGCTTCCCCCTGGTCAAAAACCTGACCGACCTGGCCGTCCCCGAACAGGGCAGCCTGGCATGGGCGTGCGGGGGGCGGGACTTCCAGCTCTTCCACATCCCGGGGCACTCCCTGGGCAGCGTCGCCTTTTACGACAAGGCGGAAGCCCGGGTGCTGGGCGGCGACGTCCTCTTTGCCGGAGCAGTGGGCCGCTGGGACCTGCCCGGAGGCTCCCAAAAGACTTTGCTGGAAGGCATCGCACGCCATTTGGTCCCGCTGCCGGACGAAACCGTGGTCTATCCCGGCCACGGCCCGGCGACGACGATCGGCCAGGAAAAGCGGACCAACCGCTACCTTCAGCCCCCCTACATTCAGAGCTAA
- a CDS encoding fatty acid desaturase, translated as MFGITKAHEINWTTTLFLFGTFLIAAVGTPLYLAHYGWSWFLFAFFLFMFSACAMSITLGYHRLFSHNAFKASWPVKIATLLFGAAAFENSVLMWASEHRRHHKHVDHDDDPYDISRGFWYAHMGWLFLRYTPEVPLDNVGDLRKDKLVMFQHTYIQRLAFLMGFIMPMAVGWFWNGWAGVLGCLIIVGFLRVVCVHHVTFFINSLCHTVGNQPYSAKCSAKDSWIMAIFTFGEGYHNYHHEFQHDYRNGVQRWQWDPTKWTIWLLHRLGLAENLRRVPNEKIMLAQIAEKERLLRVRMETKSETLSEASHRLLEAARAHLHHAAEAWETRRQEYARATEKKLEHSRQRLSELRSELRASTRELRASMRAWHRAYRQASLVPAAVAA; from the coding sequence ATGTTTGGAATCACCAAAGCCCACGAAATCAATTGGACGACGACCCTCTTCCTCTTCGGCACGTTCCTGATCGCCGCCGTCGGCACCCCGCTTTACCTCGCCCACTACGGCTGGAGCTGGTTCCTCTTCGCCTTCTTCCTCTTCATGTTCTCGGCCTGCGCCATGAGCATCACCCTGGGCTACCACCGCCTCTTCTCCCACAACGCCTTCAAGGCCTCCTGGCCGGTGAAGATCGCCACCCTCCTCTTCGGCGCGGCCGCCTTTGAGAACTCCGTCCTCATGTGGGCCTCCGAACACCGCCGCCACCACAAACACGTCGACCACGACGACGACCCCTACGACATCAGCCGGGGCTTCTGGTACGCCCACATGGGCTGGCTCTTCCTCCGCTACACCCCGGAAGTGCCCCTGGACAACGTGGGAGACCTCCGCAAGGACAAGCTGGTCATGTTCCAGCACACCTACATCCAGCGCCTGGCCTTCCTGATGGGCTTCATCATGCCCATGGCCGTCGGCTGGTTCTGGAACGGCTGGGCGGGCGTCCTGGGCTGCCTCATCATCGTCGGCTTCCTTCGCGTGGTCTGCGTCCACCACGTCACGTTCTTCATCAACTCCCTTTGCCACACCGTGGGCAACCAGCCCTACTCCGCCAAATGCAGCGCCAAGGACAGCTGGATCATGGCCATCTTCACCTTCGGCGAGGGCTACCATAACTACCACCACGAGTTTCAGCACGATTACCGCAACGGCGTGCAGCGCTGGCAGTGGGATCCCACCAAGTGGACCATTTGGCTGCTCCACCGCCTGGGCCTGGCCGAGAACCTGCGCCGCGTGCCGAACGAGAAGATCATGCTGGCCCAGATCGCCGAGAAGGAGCGCCTCCTGCGCGTCCGCATGGAAACCAAATCCGAGACCCTTTCCGAAGCCAGCCACCGCCTGCTGGAAGCCGCACGCGCCCACCTGCACCACGCCGCCGAGGCGTGGGAAACCCGCCGCCAGGAATACGCCCGCGCCACGGAAAAGAAGCTGGAGCACTCCCGCCAGCGCCTGAGCGAACTTCGCTCCGAGCTGCGCGCCTCCACCCGCGAGCTGCGCGCATCGATGCGCGCCTGGCACCGCGCCTACCGTCAAGCTTCCCTGGTCCCCGCCGCGGTCGCGGCGTAA
- a CDS encoding aspartate aminotransferase family protein: MPLDLKELVTTRLGENYDLHDKYLNRTLVKVQRMIGFDKVYARAEGAYLYDMDGNDYLDFLSGYGTYNIGRNHPVAQKAIRDVLEMNLPNMVQMDSALMSGLLAEALVKRLAKQGAPHLNSVFLCNSGTEAVEGALKFAKCATGRPRIVSLKNSYHGLSYGSLSVTANPYFHEGFGPFVPGAANVALENLADLEAELKKGDVAALIVELVQGKGVFFSKGDTYAQAQALCRKYGTLFICDEVQTGLGRTGKWFAFEHWNLEPDIITLAKTLSGGYVPAGAVITRRSIYQKVYSRLDRCIVHSTTFGRNNLACACGLAALAILEDEQLPENAARQGAELERQLLALKEKHEVIKDVRVKGLMAAIEFGEPKSMMMKMGWKAVHAMDESLFPQLLVTPMLTKHRILTQVAANKSDTVKILPPLMIGQKEVDRFITAFDQVLTDLRKFPGPLWEMGANFVKAMKAGAPSDASEETVAA; this comes from the coding sequence ATGCCCCTCGACCTCAAGGAATTGGTGACCACCCGTCTGGGTGAGAATTACGATCTGCACGACAAGTATCTGAACCGCACGCTGGTCAAGGTCCAGCGGATGATCGGTTTCGACAAGGTCTACGCCCGCGCCGAAGGGGCTTACCTGTACGACATGGACGGGAACGACTACCTCGACTTCCTCTCCGGCTACGGCACCTACAACATCGGCCGCAACCACCCCGTCGCCCAAAAGGCGATCCGCGACGTGCTGGAAATGAACCTGCCCAACATGGTGCAGATGGACTCCGCCCTCATGAGCGGCCTGCTGGCCGAGGCCCTGGTCAAGCGCCTGGCCAAGCAGGGCGCGCCCCACCTCAACTCCGTCTTCCTCTGCAACAGCGGCACGGAAGCGGTGGAAGGGGCCCTCAAGTTCGCCAAATGCGCCACGGGCCGCCCGCGCATCGTCTCCCTCAAGAACTCCTACCACGGCCTGAGCTACGGCTCCCTCTCCGTCACGGCCAACCCCTACTTCCACGAGGGCTTCGGGCCCTTCGTCCCCGGCGCGGCCAATGTGGCGCTGGAAAACCTGGCCGATCTGGAGGCCGAGCTGAAGAAGGGCGATGTGGCCGCCCTCATCGTGGAGCTGGTGCAGGGCAAGGGCGTCTTCTTCTCCAAGGGCGACACCTACGCGCAGGCGCAGGCCCTCTGCCGCAAATACGGCACCCTCTTCATCTGCGACGAGGTGCAGACCGGCCTGGGCCGCACGGGCAAGTGGTTCGCCTTCGAGCACTGGAACCTGGAGCCGGACATCATCACCCTGGCGAAGACCCTCAGCGGCGGCTACGTCCCCGCGGGCGCCGTCATCACCCGCCGTTCCATCTACCAGAAGGTCTACTCCCGCCTGGACCGCTGCATCGTCCACTCCACGACCTTCGGCCGCAACAACCTGGCCTGCGCCTGCGGGTTGGCGGCCCTTGCGATTCTGGAAGACGAGCAGCTGCCGGAGAACGCCGCGCGCCAAGGCGCCGAGCTGGAGCGCCAGCTCCTGGCCCTCAAGGAAAAGCACGAGGTCATCAAGGACGTCCGCGTGAAGGGCCTCATGGCCGCCATCGAATTCGGCGAGCCGAAGTCGATGATGATGAAGATGGGCTGGAAGGCCGTCCACGCCATGGATGAGAGCCTCTTCCCCCAGCTGCTGGTCACCCCCATGCTGACCAAGCACCGCATCCTCACCCAGGTGGCCGCCAACAAGAGCGACACGGTGAAGATCCTCCCTCCCCTCATGATCGGGCAGAAGGAAGTCGACCGCTTCATCACCGCCTTCGACCAGGTTTTGACCGACCTGCGCAAGTTCCCCGGACCGCTCTGGGAAATGGGCGCCAACTTCGTCAAGGCGATGAAGGCCGGCGCGCCCAGCGACGCCAGCGAGGAAACCGTCGCGGCCTAG